The window ATGGGGAGTTTCCTGCTCACGATTATCGAGTCGCACCGTGCCCGCATCGCGCTTGCCCGGGCCTACGGCGAGGTGGAGCGCAAGGTGCGCGAGAGAACCCGGAACCTGTCCGACACCAACGAGCGCCTCGGCCATGAAATCACCGAACGGCTCCGCACGGAGTCGGCTTTGCGGGAAGGCGAGGAAAAATTCCGAACCCTGGTCGAGGCCAGCCAGGACGCAATCATCCGCCTGGACCGGAAGGGCCGGTTGCTGTACGCGAACCCGTGCTGCCGGGAGATGTTCGGCATCGCGCCGGACGCGCCGATGCCGCTGGACTACCGGACACTCGACATTACCGGCGAGGAGGTGGACGCCTGGCGGGACAACGTGGGCGCGGTGATGCGCCTGGGCGAGACGCGCCGGTTTGAGGCGGTGCATCCCGGCACCGGCGCCGGGCTGGTGCTGGACTGGCAGGTGATTCCCGAGACGGACGGCGGGGGGACCGTGGTTACGGTGCTGGCCATGGGCCGCGACCTGACAGCCCTGCGCGCCCGCGAGCTGGAGCGCCAGGCGATGCGGGAGCGCTCAATGCACGCGCAGCGGATGGAGACGGTGGGGCGCCTTGCCGGGGGGGTCGCGCATGATTTCAACAACCTGCTGCAGATCATCTGCGGCTATCTCGAGATGGCCCTGGCGTCTTTGCCGGGGGACCATCCCGCGCGCGCGCGGCTGCTGAGCATGGAGAGCGCCACGGCCCGCGCCACGGCGCTCGTGCGGCAGTTGCTCACCTTCAGCAGGCGCGACGTGGTGCGGCGCGAATTCATGGACCTGAACCGCCTGACCGGCGATCTGGTGCGGATGCTCCGGAGCGTGCTCGGCGAGGCCCACATGCTCAGGCTGGAACCCTGCCCCGAACCGCCCTGGATTATCGCCGACGCGGGGCACATCGAGCAGGCGCTGCTGAACCTGTGCGTCAACGCCCGCGACGCCATGCCCCATGGGGGGGAAATCCGCATTGTGGTCGGGGTGGCGGTCATGCCGGAGTCCGGACTGCTGGGTCTTCCGGAGGACCCGCCTCCGGGGCCCTACGCGACCCTTTCGGTCCACGACACCGGCGTGGGCATTCCGGGCGAGCATCTGGACAAACTTTTCGAGCCGTTCTTCACCACGAAGGAGGTGGGAAAGGGCACCGGGCTGGGGCTGGCCACCGTGTACGGGGTGGTCCGCCAGCATGGCGGGTTCGTCACCGTGAACAGCCTGCCCGGCGCGGGCGCAACCTTTGTGATGCACTTCCCCCTCGTTGGAAAACCGGGAAGGAGCCCGCACCGCGAGGAGATTATGCTGGCGCCCAGACTCGGGAGCGGGGAGACAATACTCTTCGCCGAGGACGACAACGAGGTGCGCACCCTCGGCGCCCAGGTCCTCCGGGCCGCGGGGTACATCGTGCTGGAGGCCAGGGACGGCGGGGAGGCCCTGCGCCTGATTGAGGCCGAGCCCGGAATCGCCCTGCATCTCCTGGACATTGCCATGCCGGAAATGAGCGGGCGGGAAGTGTACAAGCGCCTCGTCCGCAGGAGGCCCGGCGCGCGCGCGCTGTTTTTCAGCGGCGGCGCGGAGGACACCGCCGCGGACTCCGTCGCGCCTGGGGACGGACCCGAAGTGCTCCAAAAGCCCGTGGCGCACAACAGGCTGCTGCAAAAGATACGGCAGGCGCTGGACACGGTGTGATTTCCACCACGCGCCCCGCTCTTGGACGGGGCTCGCCCCTTTGAAATCGGCAAAAACTGGCTTTCCCGCGCGAAACCGGATATAATTAATCATAACAAGGGCATTGGAATAAGTCATGGGCATATTTCAGGGCGTTTTGTGGTTTTTCTATTCGGTGATCCTCGTGGCGCTGTATTCAATTGGTTTTGAGATTGGATACGGATGGGCCATGCGGGACACCCTGTTGGCCGGGGTCAAGTAGGTCCGCGCCGGAACGGAAAAGCATGGTCGCAGAGTTGTTCCGGCGGCGTTCGGGGTGTTGAAACCTTTTCCGAACCAATGGTATTAACCCTTTGGACGCGTGCGGACCGGAAACGATTCCCGCAGGCATTTGCATTATTTTCCGGAAGTCGTGTTGATTTGCCGGATGAATGTTGGCACCACCCAAACCCATACAATTTAGCGGAGGTTGAGCATGAAGACGACGACGATGTGGAAAGTTCTGACCATCACGATGTGCCTGATGCTGGTTATTGGAATGGCCGGCTGCAAAAAGACCCCGAAGCCGGTCCTGACCACGGACATTGACACCACCGGTGTCGAGACCACCACCGGCGACGGCCAGCCGAATCTGGACCTCGAAAACCTCCTTTTTGAGCCGGGCAGCAAGTACGGCCTGCAGACGGTGTACTTCGACTATGACAGCTCGAACCTGCGCCAGGACGCCATGAACACCCTGCGCGACAACGCCGAGAAAATCAAGCAGGTGCCGGGCGTGGCCATCCAGATCGCCGGCCACTGCGACGAGCGCGGCACGCAGGAATACAACCTTGCCCTCGGCGAGCGCCGCGCGCTGGCCGTCCGCAACTACCTGATTCAGCTTGGTGTCTCCGGCGACCGCGTCGTCACCATCAGCTACGGCAAAGAGTTCCCGGCTGTTCCCGGCACCGGCGAGGCCGCCTGGGCGAAGAACCGCCGCGCCGAGTTCAACCGCGCGCGTTAAGGCCCCCCCGGCCCTTTCGCGGATTTTGCGCAGACAACGGCAACTGTTGAGGAATACAAACCATGCGGCCGACTATTGCACTGGCTCTGCTCGGGGCTCTGGGCGCGGCGCTGCTGACGGGTTGCGAGACCACGGGCGGCAACCAGACCCAGACCACCATCTACGACATGCACCGGCGCATCGTGAAGCTCGACAAGGACTTGGGCGACTCCGTCACCAGGCTCAACGAGACTTCCGCTTCGCTGAACCAGCGCGTCGAGGAAATGGACATGCAGACGAGGGAGCTGCGCTCCCTCCTCGAGGAGAACCAGAACAAGCTGAACGCCATCAGCCAGGACTTGGCGCGCTTTTACCGCGCGCTTAACCTGAGCCCGCCCTCGTCCACGGCCACCCCCGTGTCGGGGACCAATGTTAGTGTCGGGCCGACCATGATCGAGCGCCCTGCCCAGACCCCGGTCCCCGCAGGACAGAACACGCTCCAGGACTCGGCCCCAATCCCCACGGACAGGGCCGTGCTGGGCGCGTCGCCCCAGCCCGCGGACGAGCCCGTTCCGGCGTCCCCCGCCCCGGCGGGCCAGGCCGGTGACCCGCGGACCATGTACGAGCAGGCGTTGAAGATTTACCAGAACGGTGACAACGCCAACGCGGTGAAGAAGTTCGACGAGTACCTGGGCCAGTATCCCAACAATGAGCACAGCGCAAACGCGCTCTTCTGGAAGGCCAAGGCCCAGTTGAACATGGGCAGCCATGCCGACGCGGTGCAGTCCTTCGAGCAGATGCGCTCCCGCTTTCCCAATGACACGAAGGTTCCCTTCGCCATGCACAACCAGGCCGTGGCCCACTCGCGCCTGGGGCAGACCGCCGAGGCGGACCGCCTGATGCAGGCCGTCATTGACCAGTA is drawn from Candidatus Hydrogenedentota bacterium and contains these coding sequences:
- a CDS encoding tetratricopeptide repeat protein, translated to MRPTIALALLGALGAALLTGCETTGGNQTQTTIYDMHRRIVKLDKDLGDSVTRLNETSASLNQRVEEMDMQTRELRSLLEENQNKLNAISQDLARFYRALNLSPPSSTATPVSGTNVSVGPTMIERPAQTPVPAGQNTLQDSAPIPTDRAVLGASPQPADEPVPASPAPAGQAGDPRTMYEQALKIYQNGDNANAVKKFDEYLGQYPNNEHSANALFWKAKAQLNMGSHADAVQSFEQMRSRFPNDTKVPFAMHNQAVAHSRLGQTAEADRLMQAVIDQYPMSPVAEQARSDLQKLRGQ
- the pal gene encoding peptidoglycan-associated lipoprotein Pal, producing the protein MKTTTMWKVLTITMCLMLVIGMAGCKKTPKPVLTTDIDTTGVETTTGDGQPNLDLENLLFEPGSKYGLQTVYFDYDSSNLRQDAMNTLRDNAEKIKQVPGVAIQIAGHCDERGTQEYNLALGERRALAVRNYLIQLGVSGDRVVTISYGKEFPAVPGTGEAAWAKNRRAEFNRAR
- a CDS encoding response regulator is translated as MATGDTESKGGVPVSQEAVDPLLSRRFRLQLAGALALAVVSHLFGRFGVRQGWYPFYVSDGFTLFSIFLIYGSAVLAMHRVYGVSLIFYTSLVAVLLIGAAQMVNIVDGLALLSYTAQQGTVHMHPLVTLLKEAAFVLGLTLLMGSFLLTIIESHRARIALARAYGEVERKVRERTRNLSDTNERLGHEITERLRTESALREGEEKFRTLVEASQDAIIRLDRKGRLLYANPCCREMFGIAPDAPMPLDYRTLDITGEEVDAWRDNVGAVMRLGETRRFEAVHPGTGAGLVLDWQVIPETDGGGTVVTVLAMGRDLTALRARELERQAMRERSMHAQRMETVGRLAGGVAHDFNNLLQIICGYLEMALASLPGDHPARARLLSMESATARATALVRQLLTFSRRDVVRREFMDLNRLTGDLVRMLRSVLGEAHMLRLEPCPEPPWIIADAGHIEQALLNLCVNARDAMPHGGEIRIVVGVAVMPESGLLGLPEDPPPGPYATLSVHDTGVGIPGEHLDKLFEPFFTTKEVGKGTGLGLATVYGVVRQHGGFVTVNSLPGAGATFVMHFPLVGKPGRSPHREEIMLAPRLGSGETILFAEDDNEVRTLGAQVLRAAGYIVLEARDGGEALRLIEAEPGIALHLLDIAMPEMSGREVYKRLVRRRPGARALFFSGGAEDTAADSVAPGDGPEVLQKPVAHNRLLQKIRQALDTV